The nucleotide window AATGAAATTGAGGATGAGGACTTTCAGGATATAATGGATATTCTTATTGATCTTCTGGCAGAAAATATAATAAAAAAGTAAATATGAAAGTATTGATGGGATTAAATCGCGAAAGGTTACCTGAGAAGGGTGACCTTTTAAAAAAAGTAAATTACTTCTATAATAAATTTAGTGGGAGTGTATTAATGAAACAGACAAAATCTGTTTGTCCAGAATGCAAAAAAGTTATTGATTCCACTATATTTGAAGAAAGTGGCAAGATAATGCTGAAAAAAACTTGCCCAGAACACGGGACCTTCACGGATGTCTACTGGTCGGACAGCAAATTATACGACAGGTTCAGGCGCGATTCTTATGTCGGTAGTGGAGTTTCAACCAATAATGAGACTGTTTCTTCCGGTGGCTGTCCCTGGGACTGCGGAATTTGCTCCAGGCACAAAACCGGGACTTTGCTTGCAAACATCGACATTACCAATCGTTGTAATCTCAATTGTCCGGTGTGTTTTGCTAATGCCAGAGCAAGTGGCTTTATATACGAACCAGACTTTGAACAGATAAGAGAAATGATGCTGACTCTCCGAAATCAAGAACCTGTTCCCTGCTATGCCATCCAATTTGCTGGAGGAGAGCCTACGGTAAGGGAAGACCTTCCGGAAATTATCGAAATAGCTCAAGAACTTGGGTTTTCACAGATCCAGATTGCAACTAATGGTGTCAGGCTCGCAAAAAGCCAGGAATACTGCGAAGCTTTAAAGACCGCAGGGCTCCATACTGTATATCTGTCCTTTGACGGAGTCTCAGAGGAACCATACATGGAGAACCGAGGATTTAATGCCCTTCCCGTAAAACAAAAAGCTCTTGAAAACTGCAGGCAGACCGGCCTGAATAGTGTTGTGCTCGTGCCCACCCTGATAAAAGGTGTTAATGATCATCAGGTTGGAGATATTGTCCGCTTTGCAGCTAGAAATGGGGACGTAGTGAGAGGTGTAAACTTCCAGCCAGTAGCGTTCGCAGGCCGCATTGATCAGGCCCTACGAAAAGAACAGAGAATAACAATTCCCGATCTAATATCACTCCTGGAAGAACAAACCGAAGGAGAAATTCCCAGTTCAGCCTGGTATCCTGCATCTGCTGCAGTTCCCGTCATCCGATTCGTGAGTGCGGTGCGAAAGGTTCCGCTCCCCGAGTTTACAATTCATCCTCTCTGTGGAGCTGCCACTTATATCTTTGAGAACGAGGGAAGTCTAATTCCGATAACTGAGTTTGTGGACGTGGATGAGTTCCTTGAATTCCTTGAGAGCGTTACTCCAGAATTTGAAGGGCAAGGTTCTAACGTAACGAAACTTGCAAAAGTTATTTACAATATTCCGCGCTACATCAATGAAGCCAGAAGCCCAAAAGATCTTAAGATAGTCTCCCTGATAACTAATTTTCTTAAAAACGGTACAAGAGAACATGCTGCTCAGTTCCATCGAAAATCACTTTTCCTCGGAGCTATGCACTTTCAGGACCTCTACAACCTGGATCTGGAAAGGGTTGAACACTGCGGAATCCACTATGCTACCCCTGATGGCAGGATAATTCCCTTCTGCACTTATAACAATTTTCACAGAGAAGGAGTAGAAGCAAGGTATTCAAAACAATATAGGGAAAATATAAAGTTTGAGAAGAAACCCCTGGAAATTCAGGAAAGAGAAGCAGCTTGATTTCTCCTATAAAGGAAAGCATGACAATAATTATTAAAATGAAAAAATATAATTTAGAGAGGTGCCATACAAAATATTTATATTCGAGAAAAAATTAACTGAAAGAAATTTTTATACCGAATACATTGGTCCAATAGAGCCAATAACTTTAACTGGACAAATACATTAATTGTGAAAACTATTCGGAAGAGTAACCATACAAAATGGGTAAATCTTAATTTGAATCTGATCTTTCTGAGGAAGAATTTGGAGATGAAAACTAGACTTCAGAAAGTCGAAAAAAGATTCATTGACCGAAAAATAAAAGTTTAAAAATATGTGATTAAAGTAGAACTTTCAGGACTCTATTGAAGTAATCAGTAGAAATAATGTGGCATTATACTGTCATGCTTTTCGGTCCATATCACACTATTTGCAAGAAAGAGGATATCTACTGGTTAAGCATTATAAATTAAGTTTAAAAGGTACAGGTGAGCTGGTGAGCATTAAGATAAATAGATATAAGTGTGGATACTGTGGTGCCTGTGTGGGAGTCTGCCCTAAGGGAGCACTCGAACTTGTAGAGACCTGGGTCGAAGTAGACGAAAATACGTGCATTACATGCGGGATATGCGATCGCATCTGCCCTGTAGGAGCAATTGAGGTAATGAAATGAAGGACACGTATGATGTTTTAGTGATAGGTGCCGGTCCTGCAGGTTCCATTGCCGCCAGAACCGCAGCCGAAAAAGGGCTGGACGTACTCTTAATCGAGAAACGCCAGGAGATAGGTGACCCTGTACGCTGTGCCGAAGGTGTGAACAAAGCATATCTCAAGAAACACGTGGAAATTGACAAAAGATGGATTTGCGCTGACCTTAATGCTTCTCATATCTACGCGCCGGATGGTACAAAGATAGAGATGGCAGAAGAAATCGCTGGTGGAGAAGTAGGTTACGTTCTTGAGAGAAAAGTGTTTGACCGGGCTCTTGCTGAACAGGCTGCCGAAGCCGGAGCGGAAGTTAGAGTAAAAACCAGAGCAACTGGCCTTATCATTGAAGACGGTTTTGTCAAGGGAGCCAGGCTCATGCATCTAGGAAAAGAATATGATGTGCGGGCCAAGATAGTAATAGGCGCTGACGGGGTCGAATCAAAGGTAGGCAGATGGGCAGGTATCGACACTTCCTTAAAGCCAATAGATATAGAAACATGTGCCCAATACCTGATAGCTGGAGCGAACATAGACCAGCACCACTGTGAATTTTACGTAGGTAACGAAATTGCACCAGGCGGCTATATCTGGGTCTTTCCGAAAGGTGGTGGAAAAGCCAATGTCGGAATCGGAGTTCTCGGGAGTGAGGCTGGAAAATTCAAGCCAAGGCCTGTAGATTATCTCGACAGATTTCTTGAAAAGAAATTTCCCGATGCAAGGATAGTCGAAATGGTTTTCGGAGGAGTTCCGGTTTCAGGCAGCATTGAAAAAACTTCCACTAACGGGCTGATGCTAATCGGAGACGCTGCTCGCCAATCCGATCCTATTACAGGCGGTGGAATCCTTAACGCAATGGATGCCGGAAAGATAGCAGGAGAAGCTGCATATACAGCTATATCTGAAGGAGATGTTTCCTTCGAAAAACTCGAAGAAATTTATGAGAAACCATGGAGAGCAACCCTGGGACACGACATTGACATGAGCCTTATCGTAAAGAATTGCTTTATCAATCTAAGCGATGAAGACCTGAATTCACTTGCCCATTCTCTAGAAGGCATGAAATTTGAGAGAATGAGCCTTCTTGACCTGTTACAGGCTCTCTTTAAAGCCGATAAAAAACTTCTCTGGGATCTTCGAGTACTTTTCAAAGATGCCGCAAAAGAAGTTGTAAAGAGCAAAATGTAACGTAAAGTAAGACGTAACGCCTGGAAATCCAGGCACCTGCCATTTAGTAAACTTTTTTATTCTGTTCTAAAGGAAATTTCCATATTAGAGGTTATCCAACCTTTTCCCTGGCAATTTCTCTTTCCATAAAAATAAATTGTTGTGAATTATAACCTTAATTTGCATTTCAGCCTCTCTTGAGCGAAGCGAAACGGAACCGTCCTCCCGAGACGGGACTCGGGTGACGGAACTCGGCAAGTAAAACTTATTTATTCATAAATTAATCCGCTTGAGCGAGCGAAGTGAGCGAAACGGAACCGTCCTCCCGAGACGGGACTCGGGTGACGGAACTCGGCAAGTAAAACTTATTTATTCATAAATTAATCCGCTTGAGCGAGCGAAGTGAGCGAAACGGAACCGTCCTCCCGAGACGGGACTCGGGAGGCGGAACTCGGGAGACAGAACCAGGTGGTTACTTTCTCCAGAACTCAGGCGTAAAGATTAAAATTACAGTATAGACTTCAAGCCTACCAATCCACATATTTGCAATCAGGACTAGTTTCCCAAGAGCGGGAACAGGATCAAAACTGTCCATTGGGCCTACGACATTCAGACCTGGCCCTATGTTACCAAGAGTGGCTATGGACGCAGTAAATGAAGATATAATATCCATGCCCAGAACCGAAAGAATCAGAGTGCTTAAGAGAAAAATAAGCAGATATATAACAACAAATGAAACAATGGAATTGACAATTTCATCGGGTACATTTTTATTGTTAAATTTAACAGCTCTTATGGCTCTCGGATGAATGGCCTTGAACAATTCCGCTCGACTGCGCCTGAGGAGAATAAGGATACGCACAACCTTCATGCCTCCACCTGTAGAACCGGCGCAGCCTCCGATAAACATCACAAATATAAGTACCATTTTAGCAGAATCGGACCAGAAATTGAAATCTGCTGTAGCGAACCCTGTACTTGTCATGATAGAAACTATCTGAAAAATGGCAAATCTGAAGGAGTTAAAAAGTCCTGTTTCCATATCTCGCCAAAGCAGAAAAGCAAGAAGCCCTGTTGCTAAAAGAATCAGTCCTGTATAGAAACGAAACTCGTCGTCTTTAATAAGAAACTTTTTGTCTATATAAATTGCCCGATAGTGAAGTGCAAAGTTTGCACCTGCAATGAACATAAAAAAGGTTATTATGAACTCAATCAGAGGGCTGTTAAAAGCTTCAACACTCAGAGCGTAATTGGAAAAACCTCCACATGCCATTGTAGTAAAAGTATGGTTAATAGAGTCATAAAGTGAGACTCCTGCAAGCAGGAGGACAACAACCTGAAGAACAGAAATTGCAAAGTAGACCATCCACAGAATTCTTGCAGTCTCCTTTATTCTTGGCTTTAGCTTGTCCTCAGTAGGTCCAGGTGCTTCTGCCCGAAAAAGCTGGCGACCTGCAACCCCGAGTTTGGGCAGGATCGCAATGAAAAGCACAATAATACCCATGCCCCCAAGCCACTGAATCATGCCTCTCCAGAAAAGGATGCCTTTTGGATGACTTTCTATATCAGTAAGAATTGTTGAACCTGTAGTTGTAAATCCTGACATGGATTCAAAGACAGCGTTTAAGGGGGAAATCCCGTCTAGCATGAAAGGAATTGACCCGAAAAATGCAGCTGCAAGCCAGCCCAGGGCAACTATTGCAAAGCCTTCTTTACGCATCCATTCTTCATTGGTTTTATAATAAAGCAGGAGAAAACCTGTAATGATAGTTACAAAAATCGAAACTAAAAAAGGAGTTAAACTTTCTCCATAATAGTATGCAACTCCAAGAGGGATTAACATGAACAGTCCCAGGAGTCGGAGCAAACCGCCAAGTGCATATAAAATAACTCTAAAGTTCATTGGAGGTCCTCGGTTTTAAAACTGATAGACCCTTTTGAATTTTTCGTATATATCTTTTACTTAAAAAGTTTCTCCACTGCCGAAACTGAAGAAGAAAGCGCAAAAACTATTACTCTATCTCCTTCTCGAATTACCGAATCTCCTCTAGGTATGATAATCTCATCGTTATGAACTATTGTAGTAACGAGCGCGTCTTTAGGGAATTTGACCTTTTCGAGAGACTTTCCAATGATTTTTGAGTACCGTGAGGTCGTGTACTCTATAATTTCTGCCTTTTCGCCTTCCAGCATGGTAAGCTTTTCGATACCTTTTCCCATTGTAAGCTTAAGGACTTCGTTTACGGTTGCCTCCCTTGGACTTACTGCCATATCGATTCCGATCATTTCAAAAAGAGGCACATAGTCAGGGCGATCAGCTCTTGCAATAACCTTCTTTGCTCCCATTTGCTTTGCTAGAAGCGAACATAGAAGATTTTTTTCATCGTTGTCCGTAACTGCAAGCACGACGTCCATATCTTCGATATTTTCTTCCCTCAGAAGATTAACGTCAGTGCCATCCCCGTTTAAAATAAGGGCATTTACCAGCGTTTCGGCCACTTCTATGCACCGGCTCTTCTTATACTCAATAATCTTAAGGTCGGCACTCTCGTCTTTGTCTATCAGTTTGGCAAGGTAGAATCCTACAATGCCGCAGCCTATAAGGAGAATTCGATTTCTGTGTGGCTCTACATTTCCAAAAACACGACCAAGTTCTTCCAGAGCTCTGGGCTTGCCTACAACTACCATATGGTCATTTGCGTTAATAATGTCGTTCCCATGAGGGATAACGATTTCCTGCTTCCTAAAGATTGCACTTACAATGCAGCAATCATCAAGCTTGAGATCCTGAATCTGCTTTCCTACAAGCTTGCTATCGGGACGGATGGCAAACTCCATCATCTGAACTTTTCCTCCCGCAAATAGTTCGGTATCTATAGCTGAAGGACTTGAAAGGACCTCGGCAACCTCCGAGGCGAGCGCAAGTTCAGGACAGATCATTATATCGACTCCAACCTGAGACCTTGAGGTTACAGGTACATCGATATAATCAGGATTGCTAACTCTTGCAATTGTCTTTGTTTCTTTCC belongs to Methanosarcina barkeri 3 and includes:
- the trkA gene encoding Trk system potassium transporter TrkA encodes the protein MKTIVIGAGEVGYHIAKFLSATHDVTVVEKDENVARRADELDVQVLEGNGANADILASIIHDADILVAVTGFDEVNIVACMTAKLIIRSHPGWKETKTIARVSNPDYIDVPVTSRSQVGVDIMICPELALASEVAEVLSSPSAIDTELFAGGKVQMMEFAIRPDSKLVGKQIQDLKLDDCCIVSAIFRKQEIVIPHGNDIINANDHMVVVGKPRALEELGRVFGNVEPHRNRILLIGCGIVGFYLAKLIDKDESADLKIIEYKKSRCIEVAETLVNALILNGDGTDVNLLREENIEDMDVVLAVTDNDEKNLLCSLLAKQMGAKKVIARADRPDYVPLFEMIGIDMAVSPREATVNEVLKLTMGKGIEKLTMLEGEKAEIIEYTTSRYSKIIGKSLEKVKFPKDALVTTIVHNDEIIIPRGDSVIREGDRVIVFALSSSVSAVEKLFK
- a CDS encoding 4Fe-4S binding protein, whose product is MSIKINRYKCGYCGACVGVCPKGALELVETWVEVDENTCITCGICDRICPVGAIEVMK
- a CDS encoding TrkH family potassium uptake protein, which gives rise to MNFRVILYALGGLLRLLGLFMLIPLGVAYYYGESLTPFLVSIFVTIITGFLLLYYKTNEEWMRKEGFAIVALGWLAAAFFGSIPFMLDGISPLNAVFESMSGFTTTGSTILTDIESHPKGILFWRGMIQWLGGMGIIVLFIAILPKLGVAGRQLFRAEAPGPTEDKLKPRIKETARILWMVYFAISVLQVVVLLLAGVSLYDSINHTFTTMACGGFSNYALSVEAFNSPLIEFIITFFMFIAGANFALHYRAIYIDKKFLIKDDEFRFYTGLILLATGLLAFLLWRDMETGLFNSFRFAIFQIVSIMTSTGFATADFNFWSDSAKMVLIFVMFIGGCAGSTGGGMKVVRILILLRRSRAELFKAIHPRAIRAVKFNNKNVPDEIVNSIVSFVVIYLLIFLLSTLILSVLGMDIISSFTASIATLGNIGPGLNVVGPMDSFDPVPALGKLVLIANMWIGRLEVYTVILIFTPEFWRK
- a CDS encoding digeranylgeranylglycerophospholipid reductase — encoded protein: MKDTYDVLVIGAGPAGSIAARTAAEKGLDVLLIEKRQEIGDPVRCAEGVNKAYLKKHVEIDKRWICADLNASHIYAPDGTKIEMAEEIAGGEVGYVLERKVFDRALAEQAAEAGAEVRVKTRATGLIIEDGFVKGARLMHLGKEYDVRAKIVIGADGVESKVGRWAGIDTSLKPIDIETCAQYLIAGANIDQHHCEFYVGNEIAPGGYIWVFPKGGGKANVGIGVLGSEAGKFKPRPVDYLDRFLEKKFPDARIVEMVFGGVPVSGSIEKTSTNGLMLIGDAARQSDPITGGGILNAMDAGKIAGEAAYTAISEGDVSFEKLEEIYEKPWRATLGHDIDMSLIVKNCFINLSDEDLNSLAHSLEGMKFERMSLLDLLQALFKADKKLLWDLRVLFKDAAKEVVKSKM
- the tes gene encoding tetraether lipid synthase Tes produces the protein MKQTKSVCPECKKVIDSTIFEESGKIMLKKTCPEHGTFTDVYWSDSKLYDRFRRDSYVGSGVSTNNETVSSGGCPWDCGICSRHKTGTLLANIDITNRCNLNCPVCFANARASGFIYEPDFEQIREMMLTLRNQEPVPCYAIQFAGGEPTVREDLPEIIEIAQELGFSQIQIATNGVRLAKSQEYCEALKTAGLHTVYLSFDGVSEEPYMENRGFNALPVKQKALENCRQTGLNSVVLVPTLIKGVNDHQVGDIVRFAARNGDVVRGVNFQPVAFAGRIDQALRKEQRITIPDLISLLEEQTEGEIPSSAWYPASAAVPVIRFVSAVRKVPLPEFTIHPLCGAATYIFENEGSLIPITEFVDVDEFLEFLESVTPEFEGQGSNVTKLAKVIYNIPRYINEARSPKDLKIVSLITNFLKNGTREHAAQFHRKSLFLGAMHFQDLYNLDLERVEHCGIHYATPDGRIIPFCTYNNFHREGVEARYSKQYRENIKFEKKPLEIQEREAA